A section of the Zavarzinella sp. genome encodes:
- a CDS encoding M2 family metallopeptidase → MKICRLPFVILWLLGVLLMSESTTNASPEATERAKKFIRDHEARMRPLDQVANLAWWEANITGKDEDFAKKEKAQNKIDEALSDKKIYAELLVIKGLRDKGQIDDPLISRCIDVLYLLYLEKQVDPALLKKIAAKANAVEQKFNVYRPKVDGQEVTDSEIRRVLKESTNSDRRQAYWSASKEVGAAVETDLKELVQLRNEMAKKLGFSNFHTLYLYLNEQNGEDLIRLFDELDQLTKGPFEKAKAEFDEKLASACGIKTSELMPWHYHDPFFQESPAVFDADLDAPFRKADILKICKAFYQGVGLPIDTVLAKSSLYEQKGKSPHAFCTDIDRAGDVRVLANIVANEYWMGTMLHELGHAVYSSKNIPADLPYVVRSEAHILTTEGVAMQFERFSKSRLWLEKMGVVVEDGEKFDRAAEKVRRNQLLIFSRWCQVMLRFEKSMYENPQQDLNKLWWDLVEKYQMVKRPSGRSLPDYAAKIHICSAPVYYHNYMMGQLFASQVHHTLCKELYPEKAIREVTYINDPRVGEFMKKKVFAPGRSLSWRDLTKFATGSELSAKSFAADFQD, encoded by the coding sequence ATGAAAATCTGCCGATTGCCCTTTGTCATTCTCTGGTTACTGGGGGTCTTATTGATGTCTGAATCGACAACGAATGCCAGTCCTGAGGCAACGGAACGTGCGAAAAAGTTCATCCGTGACCATGAAGCACGTATGCGCCCACTGGATCAGGTAGCCAATCTGGCGTGGTGGGAAGCCAACATTACTGGCAAGGATGAAGATTTTGCCAAAAAGGAAAAAGCCCAGAATAAGATTGATGAGGCACTTTCCGATAAGAAAATTTATGCCGAACTCCTTGTAATTAAAGGACTTCGGGACAAAGGCCAGATTGATGATCCCCTGATTTCGCGGTGCATCGATGTCCTGTATCTACTGTACCTGGAAAAACAGGTTGACCCCGCACTGTTGAAGAAAATTGCTGCCAAAGCCAATGCCGTGGAGCAGAAATTTAACGTCTACCGTCCCAAAGTGGATGGCCAGGAAGTGACCGACAGCGAAATCCGCCGCGTGCTGAAAGAATCCACCAATTCAGATCGCAGGCAGGCATACTGGTCAGCCAGCAAAGAAGTGGGTGCTGCTGTAGAAACTGACCTGAAAGAATTGGTGCAGCTTCGGAACGAAATGGCCAAAAAATTAGGATTCTCTAATTTTCATACCCTTTACCTGTATCTGAATGAGCAAAATGGCGAAGATCTGATCCGATTGTTCGACGAACTGGACCAACTGACCAAAGGGCCGTTTGAAAAAGCGAAGGCAGAATTTGATGAAAAACTCGCAAGTGCTTGTGGAATCAAGACTTCCGAATTAATGCCGTGGCACTACCATGATCCTTTTTTTCAGGAAAGTCCCGCAGTTTTTGATGCGGATTTGGACGCACCATTTCGGAAAGCAGATATTCTGAAAATCTGCAAAGCGTTCTACCAGGGGGTGGGGCTTCCAATCGATACCGTGCTGGCAAAAAGCAGTCTCTACGAACAGAAAGGGAAATCTCCCCACGCATTCTGTACTGATATCGACCGGGCAGGTGATGTGCGGGTGCTGGCCAATATCGTTGCCAACGAATATTGGATGGGTACCATGCTGCATGAATTGGGGCACGCCGTCTACAGCAGTAAAAATATCCCGGCTGATCTGCCTTATGTCGTGCGTAGTGAAGCGCATATCCTTACCACGGAAGGAGTTGCGATGCAGTTTGAGCGATTTTCCAAATCCCGCCTCTGGTTGGAAAAGATGGGTGTCGTGGTCGAAGATGGTGAAAAATTTGATCGTGCTGCAGAAAAGGTGCGGCGCAACCAGTTGCTGATTTTCTCCCGCTGGTGTCAGGTGATGCTGCGATTCGAAAAATCGATGTATGAAAACCCCCAGCAGGACCTGAACAAACTGTGGTGGGATCTGGTCGAGAAATATCAAATGGTCAAACGGCCGTCTGGGCGTAGTCTCCCGGATTACGCGGCGAAAATCCATATTTGCAGTGCACCAGTTTACTACCACAACTACATGATGGGACAGTTATTTGCTTCTCAGGTGCACCACACCTTGTGCAAAGAGTTGTATCCGGAGAAGGCGATTCGCGAAGTTACCTACATCAACGACCCCCGCGTGGGCGAATTTATGAAGAAAAAAGTCTTCGCACCGGGCCGTTCGCTCAGTTGGCGAGATCTGACCAAATTTGCCACCGGTTCGGAACTGTCAGCGAAATCGTTTGCCGCAGATTTTCAGGATTAG
- a CDS encoding prolyl oligopeptidase family serine peptidase — MPKKNDDDLPYGFRGGSEDDNKKYDSYIHDDDFDKPPQELAEKLKAEKQSTRPKSYSNNTSTNTTKSSNSSGGGCIAVIAIIVIKVVILGVAKNGCNNNNNNNPNIQFQQPQFQFQQPNFQPPKFEFNRNPFEVNRNPFIGQTFAQARGGFKTTLIDEISDNFPTPVPPKGILEIVQYPTELGNMDAYITPKPAKPGKYPAIIWLSDGFSNSIDTKLWAADRSHVSGKVFRDAGFVVMYPSLRGGNKNPGSMECGYGEVDDVLAAHNFLQNRDDVDPTKIFLVGHGNGGTLALLTAAYRSSAFRGVLAFGPVSKMDHYDEDDLTYDTDNPKETVLRSPINWLKEIKCSTWVVEGRKEPSNVKDVTEMSFQNLLSEHLKFSMIVNFDHDTIVEPAAKLYINKISDLKDNVSKITFNMADDFKIIRQGFKNPKLP; from the coding sequence ATGCCAAAGAAAAACGACGACGATCTTCCCTACGGCTTTCGCGGTGGGTCAGAAGACGACAATAAGAAGTACGATTCTTACATCCACGATGATGATTTCGACAAGCCGCCGCAGGAACTTGCTGAAAAACTGAAGGCAGAAAAGCAGAGCACTCGCCCCAAAAGTTATAGCAATAACACGTCAACAAACACCACAAAAAGCAGCAATAGCAGTGGTGGTGGGTGTATAGCTGTCATTGCAATTATTGTGATTAAAGTCGTGATTCTTGGCGTAGCGAAAAACGGCTGCAACAATAACAATAATAACAACCCAAATATCCAGTTTCAGCAGCCACAGTTCCAGTTTCAGCAGCCCAATTTTCAACCGCCCAAGTTCGAATTTAATCGAAATCCGTTTGAGGTGAACCGCAATCCATTTATTGGCCAGACCTTTGCTCAGGCTCGTGGCGGTTTTAAAACCACGTTGATCGATGAAATTTCAGATAATTTTCCGACACCTGTGCCACCAAAAGGGATTCTGGAAATTGTGCAATATCCCACCGAGTTGGGAAATATGGATGCCTATATTACACCCAAACCAGCCAAGCCAGGAAAGTATCCCGCCATCATCTGGTTGTCCGATGGTTTTTCGAACAGCATCGATACCAAACTTTGGGCTGCCGATCGATCACACGTCAGTGGGAAAGTATTCCGAGATGCAGGATTTGTGGTCATGTACCCATCGTTGCGTGGTGGGAACAAAAATCCTGGCTCGATGGAATGTGGTTATGGCGAAGTGGACGATGTATTAGCTGCCCACAATTTCCTGCAGAATCGGGATGATGTTGACCCCACCAAAATCTTCCTGGTAGGCCACGGCAATGGTGGCACACTTGCCTTGCTGACTGCAGCATATCGTTCCAGTGCATTCCGTGGCGTACTGGCATTCGGCCCAGTTTCAAAAATGGATCATTACGACGAAGATGATCTTACTTACGACACGGACAATCCAAAAGAAACAGTTCTCCGCAGCCCCATCAACTGGCTGAAAGAGATCAAGTGCAGTACTTGGGTTGTGGAAGGCCGTAAAGAACCGTCCAACGTTAAAGATGTTACTGAAATGAGTTTTCAAAACCTATTATCAGAACATCTCAAATTCAGCATGATTGTCAACTTCGATCACGATACGATTGTGGAACCTGCCGCAAAACTCTACATCAACAAAATCTCCGATCTCAAAGATAATGTCAGTAAAATCACTTTTAACATGGCTGATGATTTTAAAATCATCCGGCAAGGGTTCAAAAATCCGAAACTCCCCTAA
- a CDS encoding ABC transporter permease, with the protein MIAELNKLKRNAILAVRGLLLQKMRAFLSVLGIIIGTAAVIALMAFGNGSMKEALDAIKSQGATNIVARSVKPPEESGTGRRSFVANYGLTDSDLQQFKTIGDISRFVPMRVFSIEVREDEKFMSQCRLVATTAGYAQVHRFKMASGRFLIEEDSTTVRNVCVLGNKVANELYPFSDPLGKTVRFKGYDYRVIGVMAPRTPTGGTGGSQAAEEYDSDVYIPLETCNKWIGQVIITRSSGSRGGEKIEYNQITMTVDSNVDTPEGRAKVKSTGELIRDILTKNHRTTDWAVTVPLDQLEQAEATQENFTRLLVLIASISLLVGGIGIMNIMLATVTERTREIGIRRALGAKRRDIVLQFLVEAVVQTALGGLCGVLLGLGIVYGLPWIVSNTHDIKLPAQLSTGPIYLSLGVSIAVGVLFGLYPAVRAARLDPIEALRHE; encoded by the coding sequence ATGATCGCTGAACTGAATAAACTAAAACGAAATGCCATCCTTGCAGTACGTGGCCTGCTGTTGCAGAAAATGCGGGCATTTCTATCTGTGCTGGGGATCATCATAGGCACTGCTGCTGTCATTGCACTGATGGCATTCGGAAACGGTTCGATGAAAGAGGCACTGGATGCAATCAAAAGCCAGGGTGCAACGAATATTGTGGCCAGGAGTGTGAAGCCGCCGGAAGAATCAGGCACCGGCAGACGGTCTTTTGTTGCGAATTATGGGCTGACAGATTCCGATTTGCAGCAATTCAAAACGATTGGTGATATTTCCCGCTTTGTTCCGATGCGGGTTTTTTCCATTGAAGTGCGTGAAGACGAAAAATTCATGTCGCAGTGCCGTTTAGTTGCCACCACTGCTGGTTATGCACAGGTTCACCGTTTCAAAATGGCCAGTGGGCGATTTCTGATCGAAGAAGACAGCACTACAGTGCGAAATGTATGTGTTCTGGGCAATAAAGTTGCCAACGAACTCTACCCGTTCAGCGATCCACTTGGAAAAACGGTTCGCTTTAAGGGATATGATTACCGCGTTATCGGAGTGATGGCACCCCGTACTCCCACAGGTGGTACTGGTGGCAGTCAGGCAGCCGAAGAATACGACAGCGATGTTTACATCCCTCTGGAAACCTGCAACAAATGGATTGGACAGGTGATCATTACCCGCTCCAGCGGTTCCCGAGGTGGGGAAAAAATTGAATACAACCAGATCACGATGACTGTTGACTCCAACGTGGATACCCCCGAAGGACGGGCTAAAGTGAAATCCACTGGCGAATTAATTCGTGATATCCTGACCAAAAACCACCGTACAACGGATTGGGCGGTTACTGTGCCTCTTGATCAGTTGGAACAGGCGGAGGCAACCCAGGAAAACTTCACCCGCCTGCTGGTGCTGATTGCTTCGATCTCTCTTCTGGTGGGTGGGATCGGTATTATGAACATCATGTTAGCCACCGTAACCGAGCGAACGCGGGAAATTGGGATTCGACGTGCATTGGGCGCGAAAAGACGCGACATCGTACTACAGTTTCTCGTGGAGGCAGTGGTACAAACAGCATTAGGTGGGCTTTGTGGTGTCCTGCTGGGCCTGGGAATTGTTTATGGCCTGCCATGGATTGTAAGCAACACGCACGATATTAAGTTGCCGGCCCAACTAAGCACTGGTCCGATCTATCTCTCGCTGGGCGTTTCTATTGCCGTGGGAGTGCTGTTCGGGCTTTACCCGGCGGTCCGTGCTGCCCGCCTGGATCCCATTGAAGCATTGCGACACGAGTAA
- a CDS encoding ABC transporter ATP-binding protein, protein MSAIVRVHDLYKDYYLGAGPVRVLKGIDLEIEEGDFVALMGPSGSGKSTLMNILGCLDRPTSGKYFLGNVNVSKMSDDRLSDVRCKYLGFIFQSYNLLPQYTVVENIELPLLYQGINLNDTSKARCVALAKMVGLADRLDHRPLQLSGGQQQRVAIARSLVNNPQVILGDEPTGNLDTKTSVEIMQMLTQLNEEGKTIIMVTHENDIAEWARRVIRLRDGLIESDIRNRD, encoded by the coding sequence ATGAGTGCTATTGTCCGGGTGCATGACCTTTACAAGGATTATTACCTGGGTGCAGGACCAGTCCGGGTACTTAAGGGGATCGATCTGGAGATTGAAGAAGGAGATTTTGTTGCCCTGATGGGTCCATCCGGGTCTGGCAAATCGACATTAATGAACATCCTGGGCTGTCTCGACCGCCCCACATCGGGGAAATATTTTCTTGGAAACGTCAATGTTTCCAAAATGAGCGATGATCGCCTTTCCGATGTACGCTGCAAGTACCTGGGATTCATTTTTCAGTCGTACAATTTGTTACCACAATACACTGTAGTGGAAAATATCGAACTCCCGCTACTCTATCAGGGCATCAACCTGAACGATACCTCCAAAGCCCGGTGCGTCGCCCTGGCAAAAATGGTGGGGCTGGCTGATCGACTGGACCACCGCCCATTGCAGCTTTCTGGTGGGCAACAGCAACGGGTCGCTATCGCCCGTTCGCTGGTGAACAACCCCCAGGTTATTCTGGGAGATGAACCCACCGGCAATCTGGATACCAAAACCAGTGTTGAGATCATGCAGATGCTGACCCAACTCAATGAAGAAGGGAAAACGATCATCATGGTCACTCACGAAAACGATATTGCGGAATGGGCCAGACGCGTCATTCGCCTGCGTGATGGTCTTATTGAAAGCGATATTCGCAACCGAGATTAA
- the gatB gene encoding Asp-tRNA(Asn)/Glu-tRNA(Gln) amidotransferase subunit GatB, producing the protein MAEKPYQIIVGLEVHVQLLTQTKLFCGCKTTFGMPPNSQVCPVCLGMPGTLPVMNRKAFELAMRAALALNCQIASFTKWDRKNYYYPDLPKNYQISQYDLPFSHDGWLEINAAADPKKEYVPKRIGIIRAHLEEDAGKSIHDESGRGGDTKVDLNRTGTPLVEIVSQPDIRSPEEAKAYLEELRLMLRELGVSDCEMQEGSLRCDANVNIHIHQADGTHHATPLVEVKNLNSFGSVARAIAYEAERQYAEYQKDPINFRFGRILKTTAGWNDAKGETIVQRHKESAADYRYFPEPDLVPVTVEQQQVAEAITAMGELPSAQRTRLQQDPYSLSAYDAQVLTSWGRKLVAYYEDVANISNDPKATCNWICNEVVATLKEKELAIDQFPIEAPRLAGLVSEVKASGLKREKARDVYQRMLSTTTEAPEIMKELGYVVIADPEQLRPLIRAAIDANPKAAEDFKAGKEKAADRIKGLVMKETKGMANAEVLSQILLEELAK; encoded by the coding sequence ATGGCAGAAAAACCGTATCAGATCATCGTGGGCCTCGAAGTTCACGTACAATTATTAACTCAGACCAAACTGTTCTGTGGCTGTAAAACCACGTTCGGAATGCCACCGAATAGTCAGGTGTGCCCCGTGTGCCTGGGAATGCCCGGCACCCTACCGGTGATGAACCGCAAAGCATTCGAACTGGCAATGCGAGCCGCTCTGGCACTGAACTGCCAGATTGCCTCGTTCACCAAGTGGGATCGCAAAAACTATTACTACCCCGACCTGCCCAAGAATTATCAGATCAGCCAGTACGATCTACCATTCAGCCACGATGGCTGGCTGGAAATCAATGCTGCTGCCGATCCTAAAAAAGAATATGTACCAAAACGGATCGGCATCATCCGTGCCCACCTGGAAGAAGATGCGGGTAAATCGATTCATGATGAATCAGGGCGGGGTGGGGATACCAAAGTGGATCTGAACCGCACCGGTACGCCACTGGTAGAAATTGTCAGCCAGCCTGATATCCGCAGCCCGGAAGAAGCGAAAGCATATCTGGAAGAACTGCGTTTGATGCTGCGGGAGTTGGGCGTTTCCGATTGTGAAATGCAGGAAGGCAGCCTGCGGTGCGACGCCAACGTCAATATTCATATACATCAGGCTGATGGTACGCACCACGCCACCCCACTGGTGGAAGTTAAGAACTTGAACAGCTTTGGTTCCGTCGCACGTGCGATTGCTTATGAAGCGGAACGTCAGTACGCTGAATACCAAAAAGACCCAATTAACTTTCGCTTTGGCAGGATTCTCAAAACCACAGCAGGCTGGAATGATGCGAAGGGAGAAACTATCGTCCAGCGTCATAAAGAATCGGCGGCTGACTATCGCTATTTTCCAGAGCCCGATCTGGTTCCTGTGACCGTCGAGCAACAGCAGGTGGCGGAAGCGATCACCGCAATGGGTGAATTGCCTTCTGCCCAACGCACTCGACTGCAACAGGATCCTTATTCACTATCGGCATACGATGCCCAGGTGCTGACTTCGTGGGGAAGAAAACTTGTGGCGTATTACGAAGATGTCGCCAACATTTCCAACGATCCCAAAGCAACGTGTAACTGGATTTGCAACGAGGTGGTTGCCACATTAAAGGAAAAAGAACTGGCAATCGACCAGTTTCCGATTGAGGCACCTCGTCTGGCGGGGCTTGTTTCCGAAGTAAAAGCCAGTGGATTGAAGCGGGAAAAAGCCCGGGATGTCTACCAGCGCATGTTAAGCACCACAACTGAAGCACCTGAGATCATGAAGGAACTTGGTTACGTGGTGATTGCTGACCCGGAACAACTTCGCCCACTGATCCGTGCGGCAATTGATGCTAATCCCAAAGCAGCAGAAGATTTCAAAGCGGGCAAAGAGAAAGCTGCCGACCGCATTAAAGGGCTGGTAATGAAAGAAACCAAAGGGATGGCGAATGCTGAAGTGTTGTCACAAATCCTGCTGGAAGAACTGGCCAAATAA
- a CDS encoding right-handed parallel beta-helix repeat-containing protein: protein MMMQRGIGALLLLAFLGSPAFARTLQVGNANEFNQAVRMAKPGDTILLAPGEYAQNFYFQNVHGTAKDPIVIAGSDPKNPPNLTGNTAPLHFSKASYLELRHLVIRGASGNGLNIDDGGDADRPSHHIQLKNLLVRDIGPRGNRDGMKLSGLDDFHVEDCILERWGSGGSGIDMVGCHRGEILKCTFRNGGSNAVQAKGGSANISIRKCLFYNAGERAINLGARQEILHFAHG, encoded by the coding sequence ATGATGATGCAACGTGGTATTGGGGCACTTCTGTTACTGGCATTTTTGGGTTCCCCCGCCTTCGCCAGAACACTTCAAGTGGGTAATGCGAACGAATTCAACCAGGCGGTACGCATGGCTAAACCAGGCGATACCATTCTGTTGGCACCTGGAGAATATGCACAGAACTTTTACTTTCAGAATGTGCATGGCACCGCCAAAGATCCAATTGTGATTGCGGGTAGTGATCCGAAAAATCCACCAAATCTTACAGGAAACACCGCCCCACTACATTTCAGCAAGGCAAGTTATCTGGAGCTGCGCCACCTGGTGATCCGTGGGGCCAGTGGCAATGGCTTGAATATCGATGATGGCGGGGATGCCGATCGACCATCGCACCACATTCAGTTGAAGAACCTTCTAGTGCGTGATATTGGCCCGAGGGGGAATCGGGATGGTATGAAACTCTCTGGTTTGGATGATTTTCACGTTGAAGACTGCATCCTGGAACGCTGGGGCAGTGGTGGTTCCGGAATTGACATGGTTGGCTGCCACCGTGGGGAAATCCTGAAATGCACCTTCCGCAATGGTGGTTCCAATGCAGTACAGGCCAAAGGTGGTTCTGCGAACATCTCAATTCGTAAATGCTTGTTTTACAACGCTGGGGAGCGTGCGATTAATCTGGGGGCTCGACAGGAGATTCTTCATTTCGCCCACGGCTGA
- a CDS encoding DUF1501 domain-containing protein: protein MIDSLFTTRRQFVSGFAAIAAGAIMHRDGYSSDGKWTPPNGKPHFPAKAKSVIWLFMNGGVSHMESFDPKPMLTKYAGKTIKETPFASVQDPKRLAIERLVVPDGNGNQRNKLYPLQVGFKKHGASGIEVSDWFPHIASQIDRIAVVRSMWTTDSNHGAQSQFHSGRHQNDGAFPNLGAWVHYGLASLNDDLPQYISFGNREYWNKKDGHYLGPMHDAVPMRVDPNNPLDFGKPERSMSPKARSVGIDLLTRLNGQRLAETPEDAALRARIASYELAFRMQKSVPEAVDFSKETAETKKMYGLDLPHCRDFGMQMLAARRLVERGVRFIQVQHGAGGAGVWDAHGGLKANHQRNALAIDQPVGALLEDLQRRGMLDETLVVFATEFGRTPGSQGSDGRDHHIYGFSVWMAGGGIKGGIAHGATDEIGFHAVENRHYVTDVHATILHQLGLDSRKLEIPGRKRLEIDHGEVIKEII, encoded by the coding sequence ATGATCGATTCTTTGTTTACTACCCGTCGACAGTTTGTTTCGGGTTTTGCTGCCATTGCTGCCGGTGCCATCATGCACCGTGATGGTTATAGCAGCGATGGCAAATGGACACCTCCGAATGGAAAACCTCATTTTCCTGCAAAAGCCAAAAGTGTAATCTGGCTATTTATGAATGGTGGGGTCAGCCATATGGAAAGTTTTGACCCCAAACCAATGCTGACGAAATATGCCGGCAAAACAATAAAAGAAACACCATTTGCAAGTGTGCAGGATCCGAAGCGCCTTGCCATAGAACGGCTGGTGGTGCCCGATGGCAATGGCAATCAGCGGAACAAACTCTATCCACTTCAGGTGGGCTTCAAGAAGCATGGAGCCAGTGGGATTGAAGTAAGTGACTGGTTCCCGCACATTGCCAGTCAGATCGATCGAATTGCCGTGGTGAGGTCAATGTGGACGACCGATAGCAATCACGGTGCTCAATCGCAGTTTCATTCCGGTCGTCACCAGAACGATGGTGCGTTTCCCAATCTGGGTGCGTGGGTGCATTATGGCCTGGCATCATTGAATGATGACTTACCACAATACATTTCGTTCGGCAATCGCGAATATTGGAATAAGAAGGATGGACATTATCTCGGTCCAATGCATGATGCGGTGCCGATGCGTGTCGATCCGAACAATCCCCTGGACTTCGGGAAACCAGAGCGATCCATGTCGCCAAAGGCACGCTCAGTGGGGATTGATCTGTTAACCAGACTCAATGGCCAGCGACTGGCAGAAACGCCAGAAGATGCTGCTTTAAGGGCACGCATTGCTTCTTATGAGTTAGCCTTTCGCATGCAGAAATCGGTGCCGGAAGCAGTTGATTTCAGTAAGGAAACAGCAGAAACCAAGAAAATGTATGGGCTGGATCTTCCACACTGTCGCGATTTTGGCATGCAGATGCTGGCAGCACGCCGACTGGTTGAACGTGGGGTGCGGTTTATCCAGGTCCAGCACGGTGCGGGCGGTGCAGGAGTATGGGATGCCCACGGTGGGCTGAAAGCAAACCACCAGAGAAATGCACTCGCCATTGATCAGCCTGTGGGTGCATTATTGGAAGATTTGCAGCGACGTGGGATGCTTGATGAAACTCTGGTGGTCTTTGCCACGGAATTTGGCCGAACTCCGGGATCCCAGGGCTCTGATGGTCGCGACCACCACATTTATGGATTCAGTGTCTGGATGGCGGGAGGTGGGATTAAAGGCGGCATTGCACATGGTGCGACCGATGAAATCGGCTTTCATGCAGTGGAAAATCGGCATTATGTCACCGATGTGCATGCCACCATCCTGCACCAACTGGGTCTTGATTCGCGGAAACTGGAGATTCCTGGCCGCAAACGACTCGAGATTGACCATGGCGAAGTGATCAAGGAAATTATCTGA
- a CDS encoding DUF1553 domain-containing protein yields the protein MLEAEQQIAETGLAVARAEMKAVEKRVQAWQSIWANADPAQRQSSHNTAILADRELSFAKAKHALVIAQSDMRVATPDKQAVATKAVQSMHEALKKAEAALTMDVKPTDRLPEFVGARWTATRFRSSGADDPTPKFLPQSTGRRTALAQWITDRRNPLTARVAVNHLWTRHFGAPLVPTIFDFGRNGQPPTHPELLDWLASELIDSGWDMKHLHRLIVQSATYRLASTSSTMEKNNTTDPENRFLWRWVPIRIESQLVRDSILSLADNVDTAMGGPSIPQPQQAASNRRSIYFFHSNNERNLFLTMFDEALVSDCYRREQSIVPQQALALTNSRLVLDQSRLIADRITHHLKALNQPVNDQEFARAAYMYLLASPPNNNELSDCIQALAEWRKLPEAGKEPDSTATARTNLVWVLINHNDFISIR from the coding sequence GTGTTGGAGGCTGAACAGCAGATTGCTGAAACGGGTTTAGCAGTTGCACGTGCAGAAATGAAAGCGGTAGAAAAACGTGTGCAGGCATGGCAGTCAATCTGGGCCAACGCCGATCCTGCCCAAAGACAGTCCTCACATAACACTGCAATACTTGCAGATCGCGAACTATCATTTGCCAAAGCGAAACACGCTCTCGTAATTGCCCAAAGCGATATGCGGGTTGCAACGCCAGATAAGCAGGCTGTTGCCACAAAAGCCGTCCAATCGATGCACGAGGCACTGAAGAAAGCAGAAGCGGCACTCACAATGGATGTGAAGCCAACGGATCGTTTGCCAGAGTTTGTGGGTGCACGCTGGACTGCAACGCGGTTTCGCAGTTCCGGTGCAGACGACCCTACCCCAAAGTTTTTACCGCAAAGTACAGGCCGTCGGACCGCATTAGCACAGTGGATTACTGATCGTCGCAACCCGTTAACTGCTCGTGTGGCTGTCAACCATCTCTGGACAAGACATTTTGGTGCACCGCTTGTTCCAACTATCTTTGATTTTGGTCGCAATGGCCAACCACCAACCCACCCAGAACTGCTGGATTGGCTGGCGAGCGAACTGATCGACAGTGGGTGGGACATGAAACACCTGCATAGACTGATCGTACAATCTGCTACGTACCGACTAGCTTCGACTTCCAGCACGATGGAAAAGAACAACACTACCGATCCAGAAAATCGTTTTTTGTGGCGCTGGGTGCCGATTCGCATCGAATCCCAATTAGTGCGGGATTCGATTCTTTCACTTGCAGACAATGTGGATACTGCGATGGGTGGGCCATCAATACCACAACCGCAGCAAGCAGCATCGAATCGCCGCAGTATTTACTTTTTTCATTCCAACAACGAGCGAAATTTGTTTTTGACGATGTTTGATGAAGCCCTGGTCAGCGATTGTTACCGTCGAGAACAAAGTATTGTTCCGCAACAGGCACTGGCACTAACCAATAGCAGGCTGGTTCTGGATCAATCCCGCTTGATCGCAGATCGGATTACCCACCACCTCAAAGCGCTGAATCAGCCAGTGAATGATCAGGAATTTGCTCGGGCGGCATATATGTATTTATTAGCCAGCCCACCCAATAACAACGAGCTGTCAGACTGCATTCAGGCACTGGCGGAATGGCGTAAACTGCCGGAAGCTGGCAAGGAGCCTGATTCAACAGCAACGGCCCGAACCAACCTGGTATGGGTATTAATCAATCACAATGACTTCATATCGATCCGCTGA